A DNA window from Brassica napus cultivar Da-Ae chromosome A4, Da-Ae, whole genome shotgun sequence contains the following coding sequences:
- the LOC106431090 gene encoding uncharacterized protein LOC106431090 — MDQDHELWRTLRCASKAQDKTSVDSLMLRYRPIAPKPTTTGQPFVGSTSTTRTKRKYVRVSKNNKATCRSKNDVRSSSTDPENGREDLVTLQLMPERSTPLSLDLNNFDPTVKTILGDGTCKTGTWLKFNGGEDAVHQVPVETWVTVESVNGGSASHAVGCTDEEIAEAIDKDTRPAFISDGSNRVVMVNESYRKTVTGDYGFGGEPSSLLPEVIVWLVVDQTATFYEYRTFTCKVRLEYTWRETKYVKTVPCDVWKMEFGGFAWRLDTTAALTLWL; from the coding sequence atggatcaAGATCACGAGTTATGGAGGACGCTAAGATGCGCCAGTAAAGCACAAGATAAGACTTCTGTTGATTCTCTCATGCTTAGGTACCGTCCGATCGCTCCAAAGCCGACGACCACTGGTCAACCATTTGTCGGAAGCACGAGCACGACAAGAACGAAGAGAAAGTACGTTAGGGTTTCTAAAAACAATAAAGCCACGTGTCGATCAAAGAACGACGTTAGATCTAGCTCAACAGATCCAGAGAATGGTCGGGAAGATCTCGTGACGCTACAGCTCATGCCGGAGAGATCTACACCGTTGAGTTTGGATCTTAATAATTTTGATCCAACGGTAAAAACAATACTCGGAGATGGAACCTGTAAAACCGGAACGTGGCTAAAGTTCAACGGCGGAGAAGACGCAGTGCATCAGGTTCCGGTGGAGACGTGGGTGACGGTGGAGTCCGTAAACGGTGGCTCCGCTTCCCATGCGGTAGGGTGTACGGACGAGGAGATTGCGGAGGCTATAGATAAAGACACGCGTCCTGCTTTCATATCGGACGGTTCGAACCGTGTGGTGATGGTGAACGAATCTTACCGGAAGACTGTAACCGGAGACTATGGGTTTGGAGGAGAGCCGTCATCGTTGTTGCCGGAAGTTATTGTATGGTTGGTGGTTGACCAAACGGCGACGTTTTACGAGTACAGAACTTTCACGTGTAAGGTGAGGCTTGAATACACGTGGCGAGAGACGAAGTATGTTAAAACGGTGCCGTGTGATGTGTGGAAGATGGAGTTTGGTGGATTTGCATGGAGGCTGGACACCACTGCAGCTTTAACTCTTTGGCTGTGA